In one window of Bradyrhizobium diazoefficiens DNA:
- the nthA gene encoding nitrile hydratase subunit alpha, with translation MSHDHDHHHHDHSELSETELRVRALETILTEKGYVEPAALDAIIQAYETKIGPHNGARVVAKAWTDPAFKKALLEDGSKAIGTLGHVSRVGDHLVVVENTPERHNMVVCTLCSCYPWEMLGLPPVWYKASPYRSRAVKDPRGVLADFNVTLPKDTEIRVWDSTAETRFLVLPMRPEGTEGWGEEQLAELVTRDSMIGTGFARTPGAPS, from the coding sequence ATGAGCCACGATCACGACCACCATCATCACGATCATTCGGAATTGTCCGAGACCGAGCTGCGCGTGCGCGCGCTCGAGACGATCTTGACCGAAAAAGGCTACGTCGAGCCGGCTGCGCTCGACGCCATCATCCAGGCCTACGAGACCAAGATCGGCCCGCATAACGGTGCGCGCGTCGTTGCCAAGGCCTGGACCGATCCGGCGTTCAAAAAGGCGCTGCTGGAGGACGGCTCCAAGGCGATCGGCACGCTCGGCCATGTCAGCCGTGTCGGCGACCATCTCGTCGTGGTCGAGAACACGCCAGAGCGCCATAACATGGTCGTGTGCACGCTGTGCTCCTGCTACCCCTGGGAGATGCTGGGGCTGCCGCCGGTCTGGTACAAGGCCTCGCCCTACCGCTCGCGCGCGGTGAAGGACCCGCGCGGCGTGCTCGCCGATTTCAACGTCACGCTGCCGAAAGACACGGAAATCCGGGTGTGGGATTCCACGGCCGAGACGCGCTTCCTGGTGCTGCCGATGCGCCCCGAAGGCACTGAAGGCTGGGGCGAGGAGCAGCTTGCCGAGCTCGTCACGCGCGATTCCATGATCGGCACCGGCTTTGCCAGGACGCCCGGAGCGCCGTCGTGA
- a CDS encoding GDCCVxC domain-containing (seleno)protein: MELASILTCPECGHQSAETMPSDACQYFYDCKGCGSRLRPKPGDCCVFCSYGTVRCPPKQGERSCCS; the protein is encoded by the coding sequence ATGGAATTGGCATCAATTCTCACTTGCCCGGAATGCGGCCATCAGTCGGCCGAGACCATGCCCTCGGACGCGTGCCAATACTTCTATGATTGCAAGGGCTGCGGCTCGCGCCTGCGGCCGAAGCCGGGCGACTGCTGCGTGTTCTGCTCCTATGGAACGGTGCGGTGCCCGCCGAAACAGGGCGAGCGATCCTGTTGCAGTTAG
- a CDS encoding GNAT family N-acetyltransferase, whose product MDIRQDDPTAPYVADLLAHHLRELQSVMGEHAQALDASGLSASEVTFWTAWQGGVLLGFGALKQLDDTHGEVKSMRAAPSARGTGVGRSILQHIIAEGRRRGYARLSLETGTAPLHVPAVALYRSVGFGPCEPFADYQASPHNQFMSLDLSN is encoded by the coding sequence GTGGACATCAGGCAGGACGATCCGACGGCCCCTTATGTCGCCGACTTGCTCGCGCATCATCTGCGAGAGCTGCAGAGTGTGATGGGCGAGCACGCGCAGGCACTCGATGCGAGCGGTCTTTCGGCTTCGGAAGTGACGTTCTGGACGGCTTGGCAGGGCGGTGTGCTGCTTGGATTTGGTGCTCTGAAACAGCTGGATGACACGCATGGCGAAGTGAAGTCGATGCGCGCGGCTCCCTCTGCGCGGGGCACCGGTGTCGGGCGCAGCATTCTCCAGCACATCATCGCAGAAGGCCGCAGGCGCGGATATGCGCGTCTCAGCCTGGAAACCGGCACGGCGCCGCTGCACGTTCCGGCCGTCGCGCTGTACCGCAGCGTCGGCTTCGGACCGTGCGAGCCGTTCGCCGACTATCAGGCGAGCCCGCACAACCAGTTCATGAGCCTCGACCTGTCCAATTGA
- the queC gene encoding 7-cyano-7-deazaguanine synthase QueC, with protein MSDAFSSQTALVLFSGGQDSTTCLAWALSRFARVETLGFDYGQRHAVELDCREQLFDGIKSLRADWAAKLGESHTLSIPTLAAVSETALTRDVAIAMGADGLPNTFVPGRNLVFLTFAAALAYRRGITDIVGGMCETDYSGYPDCRDDTIRAMQAALSLGMARQFELHTPLMWIDKAATWKLAHDLGGDGLVDLIREQSHTCYLGERGARHDWGYGCGECPACSLRANGWREYVAGR; from the coding sequence ATGAGTGACGCATTTTCATCACAAACCGCGCTGGTGCTGTTCTCCGGCGGCCAGGATTCCACCACCTGTCTCGCTTGGGCGCTGAGCCGGTTTGCGCGGGTGGAGACGCTCGGCTTCGACTACGGGCAACGCCACGCCGTCGAGCTCGACTGCCGCGAGCAGTTGTTCGACGGCATCAAGAGCCTGCGCGCCGATTGGGCGGCAAAACTCGGCGAGAGCCATACGCTGTCGATCCCAACGCTTGCAGCGGTGTCCGAGACCGCGCTGACGCGTGACGTTGCGATCGCGATGGGCGCGGACGGGCTGCCCAACACGTTCGTGCCCGGCCGCAATCTGGTGTTCCTGACGTTTGCCGCGGCGCTGGCCTACCGGCGCGGCATCACGGATATCGTCGGGGGCATGTGCGAGACCGACTATTCCGGCTATCCCGACTGCCGTGACGACACCATCCGCGCCATGCAGGCCGCGCTCTCGCTCGGCATGGCGAGACAATTCGAACTGCATACGCCGTTGATGTGGATCGACAAGGCGGCGACGTGGAAACTGGCGCACGACCTCGGCGGTGATGGGCTCGTCGACCTCATCCGCGAGCAGTCGCACACCTGCTATCTCGGTGAACGCGGCGCGCGGCATGATTGGGGCTATGGCTGCGGGGAGTGCCCGGCGTGCAGCCTGCGCGCGAACGGGTGGCGGGAGTATGTGGCGGGAAGGTAG
- a CDS encoding enoyl-CoA hydratase/isomerase family protein, with product MKDFVKIEKGLGPEGRIAVVRFDRNDGINALSPEALRQLTAAARSFEDDAATSVVVLTGNVGTFSAGFDLKDAEGRARKEMDLGTLRRHLKLGPRLTHAWQEMEQITIAAIEGFCVGGGVALAVALDFRIMGSDAHLRVPEIGLGMNMSWQSIPRMLHLIGPARTKQAVILADQRISADEAYEWGLVEQVVDPGKAFDAAMDMAWKVAAQPPLSVAMTKLTVNRLAHALDDLASHMDLDQFALASLTEDHKEGVEAFLGRRKPHFKGR from the coding sequence ATGAAAGACTTCGTCAAGATCGAGAAGGGCCTCGGGCCCGAGGGACGGATCGCGGTGGTGCGGTTCGACCGCAATGACGGCATCAACGCCTTGTCGCCGGAAGCGCTGCGCCAGCTCACGGCAGCCGCGCGCAGCTTCGAGGATGACGCGGCAACATCAGTCGTGGTGCTCACCGGCAATGTGGGCACATTCAGCGCGGGCTTCGACCTCAAGGACGCCGAAGGGCGCGCGCGCAAGGAGATGGACCTCGGCACGCTGCGGCGGCATCTCAAGCTCGGACCGCGCCTCACCCATGCCTGGCAGGAGATGGAGCAGATCACGATTGCAGCAATCGAAGGCTTTTGCGTCGGCGGCGGCGTGGCGCTGGCGGTGGCGCTCGACTTCCGGATCATGGGCAGCGACGCGCATCTGCGCGTGCCCGAGATCGGGCTCGGCATGAACATGAGCTGGCAGAGCATTCCGCGCATGCTGCATCTGATCGGACCGGCCCGCACCAAGCAGGCGGTGATCCTGGCCGATCAGCGCATCAGCGCGGACGAGGCCTATGAATGGGGCCTGGTGGAGCAGGTCGTTGATCCCGGCAAGGCGTTCGACGCAGCGATGGATATGGCCTGGAAGGTCGCTGCGCAACCGCCGCTCTCGGTCGCCATGACAAAGCTCACGGTCAACCGCCTTGCACACGCGCTGGATGATCTTGCCAGTCACATGGATCTCGATCAGTTCGCGCTGGCGAGCCTCACCGAGGACCACAAGGAGGGCGTCGAGGCGTTCCTCGGCCGACGCAAGCCGCACTTCAAGGGACGGTAG
- the hflX gene encoding GTPase HflX, producing the protein MEPRNFDGDADRPRSAGAQQTGRVLVIGPYLRVRAGNADAQSESLVLRNAEARLDEAAGLARAIDLVVADAIIAPISQIRPATYIGKGKVEEIAALAKSLDVELVVMDCALAPIQQRNLEKELNAKVLDRTGLILEIFGRRAKTKEGSLQVELAHLNYQRSRLVRSWTHLERQRGGFGFMGGPGETQIEADRRLIQERISKLESELKKVQATRRLHRAGRQRVPYRVVALVGYTNAGKSTLFNRLTRADVQAADMLFATLDPTLRALTLPHGGKAMLSDTVGFISNLPTQLVAAFRATLEEVLEADVILHVRDISHEDAEAQQSDVDAVLRQLGINPDDSGRIIEVWNKIDRYDAEQRENLLNIAARRPEDHPAMLVSAVSGEGIEALLAMIEERLAAKRTTLDLSIDAADGAGISWLHRNAEVLVKELHDGRFDMTVRVDETKRDIVVNRFDAVPRVA; encoded by the coding sequence TTGGAACCCCGGAATTTCGACGGGGATGCCGATCGTCCGCGATCGGCAGGGGCTCAACAAACGGGGCGGGTGCTGGTCATCGGCCCCTATTTGCGGGTGCGCGCAGGCAATGCCGACGCGCAATCGGAGAGTCTTGTTCTGCGAAACGCCGAGGCTCGGCTCGATGAAGCCGCCGGCCTCGCGCGCGCGATCGATCTCGTCGTTGCGGATGCCATCATCGCACCGATCAGCCAGATCCGCCCGGCCACTTACATCGGCAAGGGCAAGGTCGAGGAGATCGCTGCTCTGGCCAAAAGCCTCGACGTCGAGCTCGTGGTGATGGATTGCGCGCTGGCGCCGATCCAGCAGCGCAACCTCGAGAAGGAGTTGAACGCCAAGGTGCTCGATCGCACCGGGCTCATTCTGGAAATCTTCGGCCGCCGCGCCAAGACCAAGGAAGGCTCGCTTCAGGTCGAGCTCGCCCATCTCAACTACCAGCGCTCGCGCCTCGTGCGCTCATGGACCCATCTCGAACGCCAGCGCGGCGGGTTCGGATTCATGGGCGGTCCGGGCGAGACGCAGATCGAAGCCGACCGCCGCCTGATCCAGGAACGCATCTCCAAGCTCGAAAGCGAGTTGAAGAAGGTGCAGGCGACGCGGCGGCTGCATCGCGCCGGCCGCCAGCGCGTGCCGTATCGCGTGGTCGCGCTGGTCGGCTACACCAATGCCGGCAAGTCGACGCTGTTCAATCGCCTGACCCGCGCCGACGTGCAGGCCGCCGACATGCTGTTTGCCACCCTCGACCCGACGCTGCGCGCGCTGACCCTGCCGCATGGCGGCAAGGCGATGCTGTCGGACACCGTCGGCTTCATCTCCAACCTGCCGACCCAGCTCGTCGCCGCCTTCCGCGCCACGCTGGAGGAGGTGCTGGAAGCCGACGTCATCCTGCATGTCCGCGACATCTCGCACGAGGACGCGGAAGCGCAGCAGAGCGACGTCGATGCGGTGTTGCGCCAGCTCGGCATCAATCCCGACGATAGCGGCCGCATCATCGAGGTCTGGAACAAGATCGACCGTTACGATGCGGAGCAACGCGAAAATCTCCTGAACATCGCCGCGCGCAGACCGGAAGATCATCCGGCCATGCTGGTCTCGGCCGTGTCGGGCGAGGGGATCGAGGCGCTGCTCGCCATGATCGAGGAACGGCTAGCCGCCAAACGCACCACGCTCGATCTCTCCATCGACGCTGCCGACGGCGCCGGCATCTCCTGGCTGCACCGCAATGCCGAGGTGCTGGTGAAAGAGCTGCACGACGGCCGCTTCGACATGACCGTGCGGGTGGACGAGACCAAGCGGGATATCGTGGTGAACCGGTTCGACGCCGTGCCGCGCGTGGCGTGA
- a CDS encoding DASS family sodium-coupled anion symporter translates to MAASSQAPEAKRFRWKLIAPLVVWLAIYLWPVPAGLNVNQWHYFAVFAAVITGLILESMPVGAVGLIGLTVAGVGGYIDADPNKSLRWMLAGFAESTVWLIVGAFVFSIGYRKSQLGRRIALVLVRRLGGNTLGLGYAVAISDFLLAPATPSNTARSGGIVYPIISNIPRIYGSEPGPTAGKIGTYVMWTAFAATAITSSLFFTALAPNAAALAIAKKTVGVDVSWGQWFVGFAPLGLLLMILVPLLSYAICRPEVKRSPEISEWAAKELAEMGPMSRNEWIMLALIILAMFLWIAGSSPNIHVPLLGSNFVNATTVVFIVISLMLVTGVIAFADIVSEKGAWEVFFYFTSLLTLASGLNEIGFVKWFANEFAKPLVGLSPSTAMILLVALFFWIHYFFSSITSHTAAVLPVVLAVGSGIPDLPVTTLAMVCMYSLGLMGVISPYATGPAPMYYGSGYIGKGQFWGFGLVFGLLYFAGLLVIVMPWLQMVR, encoded by the coding sequence ATGGCCGCCAGTTCGCAGGCGCCTGAGGCGAAACGATTTCGCTGGAAACTGATCGCACCGCTCGTGGTATGGTTGGCGATCTATCTCTGGCCGGTGCCGGCGGGTCTTAACGTCAATCAGTGGCACTATTTTGCCGTGTTCGCGGCCGTCATCACCGGGCTGATCCTGGAATCGATGCCGGTCGGCGCGGTCGGCCTGATCGGACTGACGGTTGCCGGCGTTGGCGGCTATATCGATGCCGATCCCAACAAATCGCTGCGTTGGATGCTCGCCGGCTTTGCCGAGAGCACGGTGTGGCTGATCGTCGGCGCCTTCGTGTTCTCGATCGGCTATCGCAAGAGCCAGCTCGGCCGGCGCATCGCGCTGGTGCTGGTGCGGCGGCTCGGCGGCAACACGCTCGGCCTCGGTTATGCGGTTGCGATCTCGGACTTCCTGCTCGCGCCGGCGACGCCCTCGAACACCGCGCGCAGCGGCGGCATCGTTTATCCCATCATCAGCAACATACCGCGCATCTACGGCTCCGAGCCGGGCCCGACCGCCGGCAAGATCGGGACCTATGTAATGTGGACCGCGTTCGCGGCGACCGCGATCACGAGTTCGCTGTTCTTCACCGCGCTGGCGCCGAACGCGGCGGCGCTGGCGATCGCCAAGAAGACGGTCGGCGTCGACGTGAGCTGGGGCCAGTGGTTCGTCGGCTTCGCACCGCTCGGCCTTCTGCTGATGATTCTCGTCCCGTTGCTCAGCTACGCGATCTGCCGGCCGGAGGTGAAGCGCAGCCCCGAAATCTCGGAATGGGCGGCGAAAGAGCTCGCGGAGATGGGCCCGATGTCGCGCAACGAGTGGATCATGCTGGCCTTGATCATACTCGCGATGTTCCTGTGGATCGCGGGATCGAGCCCGAACATCCACGTCCCCTTGCTCGGCTCGAACTTCGTCAACGCCACCACCGTCGTATTCATCGTGATCTCGCTGATGCTGGTCACGGGCGTGATCGCGTTCGCCGACATCGTCAGCGAGAAGGGCGCCTGGGAGGTGTTTTTCTATTTCACCTCGCTGCTGACGCTGGCCTCGGGCCTCAACGAAATCGGCTTCGTCAAATGGTTCGCCAATGAATTCGCAAAACCGCTCGTGGGGCTGTCGCCGTCGACCGCGATGATCCTGCTGGTCGCGCTGTTCTTCTGGATCCACTATTTCTTCTCGAGCATCACCTCGCATACCGCAGCGGTGCTGCCGGTGGTGCTCGCGGTCGGCTCCGGCATCCCCGACCTGCCGGTGACGACGCTTGCCATGGTCTGCATGTATTCGCTCGGCCTGATGGGCGTGATCTCGCCCTACGCAACGGGGCCGGCGCCGATGTATTACGGCAGCGGCTATATCGGGAAGGGCCAGTTCTGGGGCTTTGGCCTGGTCTTCGGACTGCTCTATTTCGCAGGCCTGCTGGTGATCGTGATGCCGTGGCTGCAAATGGTTCGGTGA
- a CDS encoding TRAP transporter substrate-binding protein has product MSFSRRTLLKASAATAVFGGISAPSVARAQAAEFTYKYANNLPDTHPLNLRAKEMAAAIKSETNGKFDLQIFPNNQLGSDTDMLSQIRSGGVEFFTLSGLILATLVPAASINGIGFAFPDYPTVWKAMDGDLGAYVRGEIKKAGLEVMDKIWDNGFRQTTSSTKPINGPDDFKGFKIRVPVSPLWTSMFKAFDASPASINFSEVYSALQTKIVEGQENPLAIISTAKLYEVQKYCSLTNHMWDGFWFLANRRAWEKLPQDVRTIVAKNINAAAVKEREDTAKLNANLQQELAGKGLTFNQPAVAPFRDKLRAAGFYAEWKGKYGDQAWALLEKAAGKLS; this is encoded by the coding sequence ATGAGTTTTTCCCGCCGCACGCTTCTCAAGGCCTCCGCTGCGACCGCCGTCTTTGGCGGCATCAGCGCGCCCTCAGTGGCCCGCGCCCAGGCCGCCGAGTTCACCTACAAATACGCCAATAATCTGCCGGACACCCATCCGCTGAACCTGCGCGCCAAGGAGATGGCGGCGGCGATCAAGAGCGAGACCAACGGCAAGTTCGACCTCCAGATCTTTCCGAACAACCAGCTCGGCTCCGACACCGACATGCTGAGCCAGATCCGCTCCGGCGGCGTCGAGTTCTTCACGCTGTCCGGCCTGATCCTGGCGACGCTGGTGCCGGCGGCGTCCATCAACGGCATCGGCTTCGCGTTCCCGGACTACCCCACGGTCTGGAAGGCCATGGACGGCGACCTCGGCGCCTATGTCCGCGGCGAGATCAAGAAGGCCGGCCTCGAGGTCATGGACAAGATCTGGGACAACGGCTTCCGCCAGACGACATCGTCGACCAAGCCGATCAACGGCCCGGATGATTTCAAGGGCTTCAAGATCCGCGTGCCGGTGTCACCGCTGTGGACATCGATGTTCAAGGCGTTCGATGCTTCGCCCGCCTCGATCAATTTCAGCGAGGTCTATTCCGCGCTCCAGACCAAGATCGTCGAGGGCCAGGAGAACCCGCTGGCGATCATCTCGACCGCAAAGCTCTACGAGGTGCAGAAGTACTGCTCGCTGACGAACCACATGTGGGACGGCTTCTGGTTCCTGGCCAACCGCCGCGCCTGGGAAAAGCTCCCACAGGACGTGCGCACCATCGTCGCCAAGAACATCAACGCCGCCGCCGTCAAGGAGCGCGAGGATACCGCCAAGCTCAACGCCAATCTCCAGCAGGAGCTGGCGGGCAAAGGCCTGACCTTCAACCAGCCGGCGGTCGCACCGTTCCGCGACAAGCTGCGCGCTGCCGGCTTCTACGCCGAGTGGAAAGGCAAATATGGCGATCAGGCCTGGGCGCTGCTGGAAAAGGCCGCCGGCAAGCTGTCGTAA
- the mazG gene encoding nucleoside triphosphate pyrophosphohydrolase yields the protein MTPSRDISRLIEIMAALRTPVTGCPWDLEQNFATIAPYTIEEAHEVVDAIDRGDLDDLREELGDLLLQVVFHAQMASEQNAFAFGDVVEAITRKMIRRHPHVFADKEGNLASSHVKEVWDRIKAEEKAERAARRPPEAIPTHKSLLAGVKAGQPALTRAMELQRKASTVGFDWNDPRAVLTKIREEADEIEAALDRNDKQEIAEETGDLMFALVNLARHVDADPEAALRATNAKFERRFAYIERALEAQGRTLEQASLAEMDALWNEAKGAPGPAQTRTDTTTRA from the coding sequence ATGACCCCTTCCCGCGACATTTCCCGCCTGATCGAGATCATGGCGGCGCTGCGCACGCCTGTGACCGGCTGCCCCTGGGACCTCGAGCAGAATTTTGCGACCATCGCGCCTTACACGATCGAGGAAGCCCATGAGGTGGTCGACGCCATCGACCGCGGCGATCTCGACGACCTTCGCGAAGAGCTTGGCGATCTGCTGTTGCAGGTGGTGTTCCACGCCCAGATGGCTTCGGAGCAAAACGCCTTTGCATTCGGCGACGTCGTCGAAGCCATCACGCGAAAAATGATCCGGCGCCATCCGCATGTCTTCGCCGACAAGGAGGGCAACCTCGCCTCCTCCCACGTCAAGGAAGTCTGGGACCGCATCAAGGCCGAGGAGAAAGCCGAGCGCGCCGCGCGCCGGCCGCCCGAAGCGATCCCAACGCACAAATCTCTGCTCGCGGGCGTGAAGGCCGGCCAGCCCGCGCTGACCCGGGCCATGGAGCTGCAGCGCAAGGCCTCCACCGTCGGCTTCGATTGGAACGACCCACGCGCGGTGCTGACAAAAATCCGCGAGGAAGCCGACGAGATCGAGGCCGCGCTGGACCGCAACGACAAGCAAGAGATCGCAGAGGAAACTGGCGATCTGATGTTCGCCCTCGTCAACCTCGCCCGCCATGTCGATGCGGATCCGGAAGCCGCGTTGCGTGCGACCAACGCCAAGTTCGAACGGCGTTTTGCCTATATCGAACGAGCGCTGGAGGCGCAGGGGCGGACGCTGGAGCAGGCCTCGCTGGCGGAGATGGACGCACTGTGGAACGAGGCGAAGGGTGCGCCCGGGCCTGCTCAAACGCGGACCGATACGACGACGAGGGCGTGA
- a CDS encoding nitrile hydratase accessory protein: protein MSSSAAAAATAAIPSIPRDDEGPVFRAPWEAHAFAMALTLHDRGVFTWPEWAAALASEIKRAQAAGDPDTGETYYLHWLATLEGLVASKGVASMDTLHRYRDAWDHAADRTPHGKPIELKVEDFR from the coding sequence ATGAGCAGCAGCGCTGCTGCCGCCGCGACGGCCGCCATACCGAGCATTCCACGCGACGACGAGGGTCCGGTGTTCCGCGCGCCTTGGGAAGCCCATGCCTTCGCCATGGCGCTGACGCTGCACGACCGCGGCGTCTTTACCTGGCCGGAATGGGCTGCGGCGCTCGCCTCCGAGATCAAACGCGCGCAGGCCGCCGGCGACCCTGACACGGGCGAGACCTACTATCTGCACTGGCTCGCCACGCTGGAAGGCTTGGTCGCAAGCAAGGGCGTCGCGTCGATGGACACGCTGCACCGCTATCGCGACGCCTGGGACCATGCGGCGGACAGGACGCCACACGGCAAGCCGATCGAGCTGAAGGTCGAGGATTTTCGGTAA
- a CDS encoding Xaa-Pro peptidase family protein, with translation MQENVACASGSRAIPFDAAKLDRLMEAAHLDVLVATSKHNVQYLLGAERAIFFDYMDALGVSRYLPVLVYPKGAPEKAVYIGHRLETHQRAVAPTWVPQVRTESNGSVDAVTRAVTLIRDAGVPLKRVGVEMAFLPMDAGRALADALPGAELKDALLVLERLRAAKSADELAKLKTASELVIASMLEVIAGHGPGTTKQQLSDALRVAEANRGLTFEYCLLACGNSHNRAPSAQRWEQGDVLSLDSGGNYHGYIGDLARMAVLGDPDTELRDCLAEIEAVQRAAFAAVRPGAMGGDIYVAAERQLAQITQRDCTDFLAHGMGLVSHEAPRLTAKGPVPYDDTDARLPLEPGMVVSIETTMKHPRRGFIKLEDTVVVTPTGYEIFGESGRGWNIGGSAL, from the coding sequence ATGCAGGAGAACGTCGCCTGCGCGAGCGGCTCGCGCGCCATTCCGTTCGATGCCGCCAAGCTCGACCGCCTGATGGAGGCAGCCCACCTCGACGTGCTAGTCGCGACCTCCAAGCATAATGTGCAGTACCTGCTGGGTGCCGAGCGCGCGATCTTCTTCGACTACATGGATGCGCTCGGCGTCAGCCGCTATCTGCCCGTCCTGGTCTATCCCAAGGGCGCGCCGGAGAAAGCCGTCTATATCGGGCATCGACTGGAGACCCATCAGCGCGCCGTGGCGCCGACCTGGGTGCCTCAGGTCCGGACCGAGTCCAACGGCTCGGTTGATGCCGTCACGCGCGCCGTGACGCTGATCCGGGATGCCGGTGTGCCGTTGAAGCGGGTTGGGGTCGAGATGGCGTTCCTGCCGATGGATGCGGGCCGGGCACTTGCCGACGCCCTGCCCGGCGCCGAGCTCAAGGACGCGCTGTTGGTCCTGGAGCGACTGCGCGCAGCGAAGTCGGCGGACGAGCTGGCAAAACTCAAGACCGCCTCGGAGCTGGTGATTGCCTCGATGCTGGAGGTGATCGCCGGGCACGGGCCGGGCACGACCAAGCAACAATTGTCGGATGCGTTGCGGGTCGCCGAAGCCAATCGCGGCCTGACCTTCGAATACTGCCTGCTCGCCTGCGGCAACAGCCATAACCGGGCGCCGTCGGCGCAGCGTTGGGAGCAAGGCGACGTGCTGTCGCTCGACTCCGGCGGCAACTATCACGGCTACATCGGCGATCTCGCGCGCATGGCCGTGCTCGGCGATCCCGATACCGAACTCAGGGATTGCCTGGCCGAGATCGAGGCGGTCCAGCGCGCGGCCTTTGCCGCGGTCCGGCCGGGCGCCATGGGCGGCGACATCTACGTCGCGGCCGAGCGCCAGCTTGCCCAGATCACCCAGCGCGACTGCACGGACTTTTTGGCCCACGGCATGGGTCTCGTCAGCCACGAGGCCCCTCGCCTGACCGCCAAGGGCCCGGTTCCCTACGATGACACCGACGCCCGGCTCCCGCTCGAGCCCGGCATGGTGGTGTCGATCGAAACAACGATGAAGCATCCCAGGCGCGGCTTCATCAAGCTTGAGGACACGGTCGTGGTGACGCCGACGGGATACGAGATCTTTGGCGAAAGCGGCCGCGGCTGGAATATCGGCGGCAGCGCGCTTTAA
- the nthB gene encoding nitrile hydratase subunit beta produces the protein MNGVHDMGGMDGFGKVEPEPNEPMFHVDWEARVLAMVRAMGAAGAFNIDTSRFYRETLPPHVYLSSSYYKKWFLGLEEMLIEKGYLTRQEIAAGHAMQAPKALKHGKFDLNQVERIMVRGKFARPAPAPAKFNIGDRVRAKNIHPTTHTRLPRYVRGHLGVVELNHGCHVFPDSAAMELGENPQWLYTVVFEGRDLWGTDGDPTLKVSIDAFEPYLDLA, from the coding sequence GTGAACGGCGTGCACGACATGGGCGGCATGGATGGGTTCGGCAAAGTCGAGCCCGAGCCGAACGAGCCGATGTTCCATGTGGACTGGGAAGCGCGCGTGCTGGCCATGGTGCGCGCGATGGGCGCCGCCGGTGCCTTCAACATCGACACCTCGCGCTTCTACCGCGAGACGCTGCCGCCGCATGTTTATCTCTCCAGCTCCTATTACAAGAAATGGTTCCTCGGCCTCGAGGAGATGCTGATCGAGAAGGGCTATCTCACCAGACAGGAGATCGCCGCCGGCCACGCGATGCAAGCCCCGAAAGCGCTCAAACACGGCAAGTTCGACCTCAACCAGGTCGAACGCATCATGGTGCGCGGCAAGTTCGCCCGCCCTGCCCCTGCACCCGCCAAATTCAACATCGGCGACCGCGTACGGGCTAAGAACATCCATCCGACCACACACACAAGGCTGCCGCGCTACGTGCGCGGCCATCTCGGTGTGGTCGAGCTGAACCATGGCTGCCACGTGTTTCCGGATTCGGCGGCGATGGAGCTCGGCGAAAATCCGCAATGGCTCTACACGGTCGTGTTCGAGGGACGCGATCTCTGGGGCACGGACGGCGATCCGACCCTGAAGGTCTCGATCGACGCGTTCGAGCCCTATCTGGATCTTGCGTAA
- a CDS encoding type II 3-dehydroquinate dehydratase, which produces MAAKIMILNGPNLNFLGIREPHIYGRTTLKEIEASCQALADHLGVSISFHQSNMEGELVSLIQSAHGAADAIIMNPAGYSFTSIALIDALKIFEGVKIELHISNIHARDELHRHSITSSACTAVICGLGPYGYLAAIMAAVQKLGQLPETIPPALRGLAAAGTA; this is translated from the coding sequence ATGGCTGCCAAGATCATGATCCTCAACGGACCCAATCTCAATTTCCTCGGCATCAGGGAGCCGCATATCTACGGCCGGACGACGCTGAAGGAGATCGAGGCGAGCTGCCAGGCCTTGGCCGATCATCTCGGCGTCTCGATCTCGTTCCATCAGTCCAACATGGAAGGCGAGCTCGTCAGCCTGATCCAGTCGGCCCATGGTGCGGCGGATGCGATCATTATGAATCCGGCGGGCTATTCCTTCACGTCGATCGCGCTGATCGATGCTCTGAAGATCTTCGAGGGGGTGAAGATCGAGCTGCATATCTCCAACATTCACGCGCGAGACGAGCTTCACCGCCACTCGATCACGTCGAGTGCCTGCACGGCCGTCATTTGCGGCCTCGGACCGTACGGCTATCTCGCCGCGATCATGGCGGCCGTTCAGAAGCTCGGACAATTGCCTGAAACGATCCCGCCGGCTCTGCGCGGGCTTGCGGCCGCCGGCACGGCGTAA